The sequence GCGTCGCGTCGAGCCTTATGCCCTCGAAGCCGTTCTCCAATGCGTGGCCGATCTGCACCGCCGTGATCGGGGAACACGAACCGGAGACGACGGCGATGCGCGCGGCCCGCGCCGGCGGTGCCGTCGGCGCTTCCGCTGCCAGAAGCCCGGCGCGGCGCCAATAGGCGACCAGCGCATATTCCAGCCCCTGCGAGCCGAGGGCGAACAGCCGCTCGCCGCGCTGTTCCCACACCAGCCGCCCGGCCTGCGCCAGCGTCTCGTCGTCGAGCACGTCGAGCGCGAGGATGCGAGCGCCGGCCGCGCGCTCGGCGGCGAGTTGCGCCTCGGCCCTTCCGGTCTTCATGGCGACGAAATCGACGAGGCCGACCGGCATCTCCGTCTGCCGCGCGAGGTGAAGGCGCACATCCGCCTCGTTCATTGGCGTCACCGGGTGGCGCGCCATGACAGGGTGGCGGTCGAGCCGGTAGCCGCTGCCGTCAATCGCGGCGAAGAGGTTGCCGAAGGCCTGGTAGCGGGCGATGGCCGGGGCGCCGACAATGAGCGGGTGCCAGTCGCCGCCGAGAATGCGCTCGCCGATTTCCGCCGCGCGGCCGATGGAGCCGATCTCGGGCGAGGAATCGAAGGTCGAGCACACCTTGTAATGGCTGATCGGCGCGTTCAGCGCGGCCAGTTGCTCGAAGATCGGCGGCAGCGCCTCATCCATCCATTCCGGCGGCTGCGAGCGGGCGATGCCGGCAACGCCGATGGCCCGCATCCCCTCGAAGCGGGCGAGCCGCGCCGGCGTCGGCGGTTCGAGGAACAGCACGGTCGGCAGGCCGGCGAAGCTCAGCACCTCCATCACCGCCGACGAGCCGGTGTAGTCGTCGCCATAGAAGGCGACGAGCGGGCCGTCCGGCAGCGCAGGGGAGGTGGCGGGCGCCGGGCTCATGCCGCATAGGTCTCCAGCGCGCGGGCGAGCGCGGTGTGGTCGCGGGCGTAGTCGGGCAGCGGCACGCCGGTCATCGCCGCTTCCCACGCCTCGCGCAGCGAGGCGACGCCCGCCGCCGGGCCGTCCGGATGGGCCATGATGCCGCCGCCGGCGGCGAAGATCAGGTCGGCGGAGCCCAGCGCGGCATAGGTGCCCGGCGCCTGCTTGGCCGACTGGCCGGAGGAGAACACCGGCATGGCGATGCAGGGCTTGTCGTCGAACAGGGGGGTGAGGCACTCGCGGGCGGAGGCGATGACGCTGTCGTCAGCCTCGGAGAACTTGTTGGCGAGGCCGTTCACATGCATGTGGTCGGCACCGGCCAGCCGCCAGATCTTCTGCCAGGCGACATAGGACCAGCCGAGCATCGGCGCGCGCGAGAGATAGCCCCAGCCATTGCGGTGGGCGTGCAGCGGCAGCTCGGTGAAGCGGCCGAGTTCGATCATGCCGACAAGGCCGACCGAGTTGAGGCTGGCCATGACGCAGGTGCCGCCGAGTTCCTGCACGAGATCGTGGCGGCGGCGCATCTGGTCGATTTCGCCAGTCAGGTTGAAGGCGAACATCACCTTCTTGCCGGTGCGGTCGGCATGGTCGTTGATGACGCGCATCACCGCGCGCACCCGGTCCTCGAAGCGGCAATGCGGGCCGTCGGACTGCAATTCGTCGTCCTTGATGAAGTCGATGCCCGCTTCCGCCAGCAGCTTCACAAGGTCCGCCGTCTCGGTCGGCCCGAAGCCGACGCTCGGCTTGACGATGGTGCCGATGATCGGCCGCCCCTCGACCCCGGCGAGACGGCGCGTGCCGGCGATGCCGAATTTCGGCCCGCCATAGGCCTGTGCGAAATCCTGCGGCAGGCGGATGTCGAGAAGGCGCAGGCCGGAGAACTGCTTCAGTTCGAACAGATTGCCGGCCACGGTCGCCAGCAGGTTCGGCAGTGAGGGGCCGAGATTGTCCATCGGCCAGGAAAGGGTGACGCGCGCCCGCTGGATCACCCCGCCCGCGGGATGGCCGGCGCCGGGCAGGGAGGGGGCCTCCGCGGTGCCCACGAGTTCCAGCGCCTCGATCCGGGCGGCGGAACGCTCCTTCAGCTCCGGCGTCTCGCCGGGAATGGCGACGAAGGTACCGCTGGACTGTTCGCCCGCCATCGCCTCGGCGGCGCGGCGGGGATCATAGGCGGTCTCGATCAGATAGTCGGCTTCGATCCGGTGGGGCGCGGGCATGCGGCTGTCCTGGCTCGGCACGCAAGGCCGCTCCGCCGCGCATATGCGCGCCGCCCAGCCTGTCGTGCGTTTCCTCTATGGTGAGTCTCTGCTCACTCATATCTTGAGATAGTCATTATACCAGTTGCAGAGGGCGCACAAGCGGTGCGCCGGCCGCTGCGGCAGCGTTCGGTGGTAAATGCGCCCGCCGCGTCGATTGACTCGTTCAATAAATCCGCATACCGTCTGCGCATGTTCGGTGTTTCTACAAACGGTATGTAGACCGCATGACCCAGCCGGCCGCCCGCTTCCCCTTCTCCATCGGCCATGTCGCCAAGGTGACCGGCATTGCGGTGTCGACCCTGCGCTCCTGGGAGAATCAGGGCCTGCTGACCCCCAGCAAGTCGGCCGGCGGGCATCGTTCCTATGGCGAGGCGGAGATCGAGCGGGTGCGCCGCATCGACCGCATGCGCCGCGTCGACGGCCAGAGCCTTTCCGCCATCCGCCGGCTGCTCGACAGCGAGGAGGAGGCCGCTCCCGCACCGGAAGGCGAGGCGGCGCCGGTCGCCTTCAACCATCTCGGCGCCCGCGTGCGTGGCCTGCGCCAGGAAGCGGGCATGTCGCTGCGCGAATTGTCCGAGCGCACCGACATCGCCACCTCGCATCTCTCCATGTTCGAGCGCGGCGTCGCCTTCCTGTCGCCAGCGCGGCTCAACGCCATCGCCGAAGTGTTCGGCCGCACGCTGGCGGAACTGCTCGGCGGCACCAAGGGGCGCGATTTTCCCGTGGTGCGCCGGGGGCAGGGGCGCATCGTCGGCTCCTTCGGCCCCGGCGTCACCATCGAGCAGCTCACCGTCTCGCAGCGGCTGATGGATGCGGAGGTGTGGACCATCGACCCCGAGCGCGAGAGCGACGGCTTCTACGCCCATGAGGGCGAGGAACTGATCTATGTGCTGGAAGGCTCGCTCGAACTCGCGCTCGCCGACCGCGACGCCGAGGTGCTGAACCCCGGCGACGGCGCCTATTTCAACAGCCGCATCGCCCATCGCTGGCGCAACACCGGGCCGGTGCCGGCCAAGGTGCTGTGGATCAACACCGACAGCGACCGCCTCTCCTCCATGAGCTTCGAGCGCAGCGACCGCCGGCTCGGCCTCGGCGCCGGCATTGGCGAGGGCATTGGCGAGGGTGCGCTCAGCCTGGAGCTGCCCTCGGGCGCGCGCACCTTCCGCGTCATCGAAACCCACACCGAGGGCCATCCGACCCATATTCTGATCGAGCCGCTGGAAGGGCTGGACGCCGACAGCGTCGCCGGCAAGGCGCGGCAGTTCGCGGAGCGCTATGACAGCCTGCGCCCGATGCTGCTGCACGAGCCGCGCGGCCATTCCGGCGCCTTCGGTCTGGTGCCGGTGGCCTCCAGCGCGGCGGATTTCGGCGCCTTCTTCATCTCCTCCTATGGCTATCCCGGCCTGTGCGGCCACGCCATCATGGGCTACACCGCCGCGCTGCGGGCGCTCGGCCGCCTCACCCGCCACACGCGCTTCACCATCGAGGTACCGAACGGCATCCTCAGCGTCGAGGTGGGTGTGGACGGCGACGCCGACGCCATCGCCCTCGACATGCCGCCCGCCCTCATCGCGGAGGCGGGCCGGCGCGTGGCGATCGACGGGCTGGACCTCGATGTCGCCATCGCCATGTGCGGCGACTGCACCGCGCTCGTCGACGCGCAGGCCGCCGGGCTGACGCTGGAGGCGAGCCATATCGACCGGCTGCTCGCCCTGGGTGACAGCCTGCGCCGCCATCTCAACGAGGCGCTGCCGCGCCGGCGCGGGGCGCAGCCCAGCGTCGATTCCGTGCTGTTTCACGGCACGGACGAGGCCGGCGCGGTGCGCCAGTTCCTCGCCATTGATCGGCAGAAATTCGACCGCTCCCCCGGCGTCGCCGGCCTTGCCTGCCTCCTCGCCTTGCGCGCCGCCACCGGCGCCGCGCAGCCGGGGACGCGGCTCGACGCGGTCAGCCTGTTCGGCGGGCGCCTGTCCGGCGAACTCATCACCCTGACCCACGGCGCCGGCGGTGCCGTGGCCGCCACGACCCGGATCACGGGACGCGCGCATCTGAAAGCCGTGGCGACGCTCATCCAGGAGATGGGCGATCCGCTCGGCAGCGGCTTCCTGCGATAGGCCTCGCCTCAACACCAAACCAGAGAACTAGGGAACCGACGATGACCACCGCCTCGTCCCTCCGGCCGTCTCCGGCCGCCGGCTCGCTTTTCCGCTCTTTCGTCCTCATGTTCGTCGGCGCCGTCGTGCTGGCGTTCTCGACCTTCCAGTCCGCCTTCGCCGCCGATCCGAACCTCGTGCTCGACCGCATCCGCAAGAGCGGCGAGCTGCGCGTGCCGGTCATGATCGGCGAGGAGCCGGGCTATATCCGCGACCGCAACACCGGCGCGTGGAGCGGCTTCTACATGGACTGGGCGAACGACATCGCCACCCTGCTCAACGTCAAGGTCGTGCCGGTTGAAACCACCTGGGGCAACCTCGCCGCCGACTTCCAGGCCAACAAGATCGACATCGCCTTCGGCCTGAACCCGAACCCCAAGCGCGGCCTGGTGGTGGACTATCTCAGCGTGCCGCTGTTCACCGATGCCTGGGCCATCGTCACCAAGCCGGGCTTCGCCAAGAAGACCTGGGCCGAGCTGAACGACCCGTCGGTGCGCATCGTCGTGCAGAAGGGCGGCACGATGCAGGTCGTCGCCGAGGCGCTGACGCCGAAGGCCAACATCATCGTGGTGGAAGACCGCCCGCTCGGCATCATGGAGCTTCAGGCCAACCGCGCCGATGCCATGATCCTCGCCGTGTTCGACGCCATCGACGTGTCCAAGGCGATCAACGGCCAGATCGTGCTGCCGAGCCCGATGCTGCTCAACCCCGCGACCATCGGCATGCGCCGCGAGGAAGGCAATGAGGGCTACGAGAACTGGCTCACCAACTGGGTGAACCAGCAGCGCGCCCTCGGCCTGGCCCAGGGCAAGCTGCGAAAGGCCTTCGAGGCGCGCGGCATCGACCTCTCGGTGCTGCCGCCCGAGTTCAACTTCTGACGTCGTCCCCCTCGTCGACGTTACCTACGGTGCCGGCGCCTG is a genomic window of Ancylobacter sp. IITR112 containing:
- a CDS encoding four-carbon acid sugar kinase family protein, producing MSPAPATSPALPDGPLVAFYGDDYTGSSAVMEVLSFAGLPTVLFLEPPTPARLARFEGMRAIGVAGIARSQPPEWMDEALPPIFEQLAALNAPISHYKVCSTFDSSPEIGSIGRAAEIGERILGGDWHPLIVGAPAIARYQAFGNLFAAIDGSGYRLDRHPVMARHPVTPMNEADVRLHLARQTEMPVGLVDFVAMKTGRAEAQLAAERAAGARILALDVLDDETLAQAGRLVWEQRGERLFALGSQGLEYALVAYWRRAGLLAAEAPTAPPARAARIAVVSGSCSPITAVQIGHALENGFEGIRLDATHAVDAGAWKAEIARGTAAALTALEAGRDPLIFTASGPDDPAVPALGHAIDAAGAAPAQVNARIGDGLGRVLDAVVERAGLTRAVISGGDTSGHAGMALGIYAVTALAPLAPGSPLCRAYAEGPHDGLEITFKGGQMGRPDFFSAAKGGANH
- a CDS encoding ribulose-bisphosphate carboxylase large subunit family protein, producing the protein MPAPHRIEADYLIETAYDPRRAAEAMAGEQSSGTFVAIPGETPELKERSAARIEALELVGTAEAPSLPGAGHPAGGVIQRARVTLSWPMDNLGPSLPNLLATVAGNLFELKQFSGLRLLDIRLPQDFAQAYGGPKFGIAGTRRLAGVEGRPIIGTIVKPSVGFGPTETADLVKLLAEAGIDFIKDDELQSDGPHCRFEDRVRAVMRVINDHADRTGKKVMFAFNLTGEIDQMRRRHDLVQELGGTCVMASLNSVGLVGMIELGRFTELPLHAHRNGWGYLSRAPMLGWSYVAWQKIWRLAGADHMHVNGLANKFSEADDSVIASARECLTPLFDDKPCIAMPVFSSGQSAKQAPGTYAALGSADLIFAAGGGIMAHPDGPAAGVASLREAWEAAMTGVPLPDYARDHTALARALETYAA
- a CDS encoding proline racemase family protein, with amino-acid sequence MTQPAARFPFSIGHVAKVTGIAVSTLRSWENQGLLTPSKSAGGHRSYGEAEIERVRRIDRMRRVDGQSLSAIRRLLDSEEEAAPAPEGEAAPVAFNHLGARVRGLRQEAGMSLRELSERTDIATSHLSMFERGVAFLSPARLNAIAEVFGRTLAELLGGTKGRDFPVVRRGQGRIVGSFGPGVTIEQLTVSQRLMDAEVWTIDPERESDGFYAHEGEELIYVLEGSLELALADRDAEVLNPGDGAYFNSRIAHRWRNTGPVPAKVLWINTDSDRLSSMSFERSDRRLGLGAGIGEGIGEGALSLELPSGARTFRVIETHTEGHPTHILIEPLEGLDADSVAGKARQFAERYDSLRPMLLHEPRGHSGAFGLVPVASSAADFGAFFISSYGYPGLCGHAIMGYTAALRALGRLTRHTRFTIEVPNGILSVEVGVDGDADAIALDMPPALIAEAGRRVAIDGLDLDVAIAMCGDCTALVDAQAAGLTLEASHIDRLLALGDSLRRHLNEALPRRRGAQPSVDSVLFHGTDEAGAVRQFLAIDRQKFDRSPGVAGLACLLALRAATGAAQPGTRLDAVSLFGGRLSGELITLTHGAGGAVAATTRITGRAHLKAVATLIQEMGDPLGSGFLR
- a CDS encoding transporter substrate-binding domain-containing protein translates to MTTASSLRPSPAAGSLFRSFVLMFVGAVVLAFSTFQSAFAADPNLVLDRIRKSGELRVPVMIGEEPGYIRDRNTGAWSGFYMDWANDIATLLNVKVVPVETTWGNLAADFQANKIDIAFGLNPNPKRGLVVDYLSVPLFTDAWAIVTKPGFAKKTWAELNDPSVRIVVQKGGTMQVVAEALTPKANIIVVEDRPLGIMELQANRADAMILAVFDAIDVSKAINGQIVLPSPMLLNPATIGMRREEGNEGYENWLTNWVNQQRALGLAQGKLRKAFEARGIDLSVLPPEFNF